The stretch of DNA ACCTCGGGCTTCTTGACCTCCTCCTTGGGCACGGTGACGGTGAGCACACCGTTCTCCATGGAGGCCTTGATCTGCTCCGTCTTGGCGTTCTCCGGCAGCCTAAACCTGCGTAGGAACTTGCCGCTGCTGCGTTCCACCCTGTGCCACCTGTCGTTcttctcctcctgctccttgctcCGCTCGCCGCTGATCTGGAGCACGTTGCCGTCCTCGACCTCCACATTCACCTCCTCCTTCTTCAGCCCCGGCACGTCAGCCTTGAACACGTGGGCCTCGGGGGTCTCCTTCCAGTCGATGCGCGCACCAGCGAACGCGGCGTCGGAGTCGGAGGAGATGCGCGGGAGGAGGCTGCCGCTGCCGGAGCCGAAGGGGAAGCCCTGGAAGGGGTCCCAGAGGTCGAGGGAGAAGGGGTCGAACACGTTGCTGCGGCGCATCAGCGACATTGTCGTTGAATGATGATCGGGATTGAAGGTCGGAGTGGGGATTTGTCGGCGAACTGCTGCGCTCTGAAAGACGCCTCTGATCGTCAGTCGCTTCGGAGTTTGTTTGCTGGGCTCGCTGGCTCCGATGCGGCGGGCCGACGTGAATTTATAGCGCCCCGACAACCGACGGGACTTAGGCTGCGGTGGGCTTCTGGATTGTTCTGGCTCGCACGCGAAGCTGCTGGTTGCCGCTGGATTTGGGTTGGGCCAGAAATGAAGAAGGTTGTACGATCAGAGAACCCATCGTACGCCCGAGTCGAATGAAGAAGGTCCAGATCATTCTAGTAGGCTACAGACTGTATGAATTTTGGCCCAAATACAAGATCTAGTAGCTTCTAGCCCATGCAGCACTACACGAGATATTTCACGAAGCCCACAGCCAAGCCCTCCCGTCGCCTGCTATAAATCGAACCGTCTCCGCGTCAGACGCTTGTCAGAACTCAGAGCAACCGAGAAACACACACAAGCCTGAGGTCATGTTTGGTTTGGACTAGAAAAGTCTAGATTAGAGATTTTATCAATTTTGATTGCTAATTAAGGTGTCAAAAGTCAATTcataaaaccaacttcagaaccctgcGCTAGGAATCCTGAATAATCTAACGAGGTCTTTGACCGTGTGattagtatcactgtagccaatcataaattaattaccgtcattagattcgtcgcgaaaagttacacacatccctaaaaagatttcacaaatagacttcatttagtactctatgcatgcgagattcttctATCGGAAAACGTGCGCACACTGTTCATAAAATTTCCAAGACCGATCCAAACACGGCCTGAATCATCGAAGCGACTGCAATCCCAGACTCCAGCCTCCCGCGTCAATCACTCAAAACACCAAGCAACCACCCACCGATCAACAATGTCGCTGATCCGCCGCAGCAACGCGTTCGACCCCTTCTCCCTCGACCTCTCGGACCCCTTCTACTCCCTTCGCCTCCGGCAGCAACATCAGCAGCCTCTTTCCCTCGTTGGCAGGCAACAACTCGGAGACGGTCACCTTCGCCGGCACCCGCATCGACTGGAAGGAGACCCCGGAGGCGCACGTGTTCAAGGCCGATGTCCCGGGGCTGAAGAAGGAGGATGTGAAGGTTGAGGTCGAGGACGGCAACATGCTCCAGATCAGCGGCGAGCCgagcaaggagcaggaggagaagAATGACAAGTGGCACCGCATCGAGCGCAGCAGCGGCAAGTTCCTGCGCAGGTTCATGCTGCCGGAGAATGCCAAGACGGAGCAGATCAGCGCGTCCATGGAGAACGGCGTGCTCACCGTCACCGTGCCCaaggaggaggtcaagaaacCTGACGTCAAATCCATCCAGATCTCCGGCTAGACATCATCGTGCCTGCGTAGTCTGTCACTTGAGTAGTGTGGTGTGGCGTCTGTTCTTCCCATCACGAGTCCAAATTAAAATGCTACCGTCTGAGTCCGAGTGAAGCTTCAGGTGTGGCTTGAACAATTGAAAACGTGAGCCGTGGCTGCAGTGTTTGGACTTCACCGAAGTCGAAGTCTTGTAATTTGTGGACCAGGGTCGAGTTTGCACTAAACCCAATTTCAATAAATTTTTAGTACGTGAGTTGCTAATTCCGCAGCTTCCCTTCCTTACTCGTAAGGTTAACTTGTGCCTGCCGATCACCATCACGGCAGGTTAGCTCTCTCTGCTCCTTACAAATTCAGACCTCTGTAGCGAATCTAGAAGTATTCCACACATGGGATCTCTACAAAAAATGCTGGTCGTGCTCGATTCCCACAGTTGTGGAGATATTTGCAACCATGAGCAGTCCAGTCCGCTACCATCTAATGGCTAAACACACATCAGTCTACTGGTAAGTTCTCTTATTAAATCAACATACATAGGTATACAGACGCAAAAATGTCACTCGTGGAACCAGCCCATTGGAGACCAAACACCTCGGCAATGCATTTACAAAATATCTGCAAAGAATAAAGGAATGCGCCTCGGGAAATTGGGAGCAGTGTGGCTTGTCCAGGAGACTACTCTGAATCGTAGAAATCGCTAGGGCATGGTGTAATTACATCCGACTCCAGCATCTGTACCACCCTGTGCATTGTCGGCCGCTCCTCTGGCAAAGAGCTTACACATTGCTTGGCTAGAGAAAGCAGAGCATCTAAGGTCTCAATCTGCACACCTTCACAGTTGGGATCGACAATTTCCCTCTCCCGATTCTCACCAGCCAGAAAATTCAACTGCCAAAGGATATAAGAAGATAATTTCAGGAATACTAAATGGGTAATATATGGTCAGATGGAAAGTATTCGAGTTAAACAGAAAAATAATGGAATCTATGAGGTTCTGCATATGAAAGAAAAGGCCATAATAGGTCATACCCATCCAACAATGTTCAATCCCTTCTCAATGAATGATGCATCAGTAGGCCGCTTTCCACTCAGTATTTCAAGTACCAGAACCCCAAAGCTGTAGACATCAGTCTTCTCAGTGGCTCTGCCACTTTGCATATACTCTGTGAACTTAGTCAATATTAGCTCAGAGCATTAAGGGCGACATTTTTCAACAATAAATAAAGTCCGAAGTGGCACGAGTAGTTATCTTTCTCATAGGATGCAATCGAACAACTTCCACATACCTGGTGCAAGGTAACCAAATGTTCCTGCAACTATTGTAGTAATATGTGATTCTTCATCCTCTAATAGTTTTGCAAGTCCAAAGTCGGATACACGGGCCTCAAAATTGCCGTCAAGTAAGATGTTGCTCGACTTAATATCACGATGTATTATTCGAGGTGAACAGTCATGATGCAAATATGACAAGCCTTTTGCAGCTCCTAGTATTATGTTAATACGTGCATCCCAGTCCAACTGTTCAGACTTTTCTGCAAAGATTTTTGGACAGAAACAATGTAAGGAAATGACACTAACCATCTAAACGAGAAAGCTTAGTCAATCAGAGATTGACATCGCACTAATACAATAATGAACTGATGTACATGACTTCCCTCATATTCTAGCTGTAATTCAGGTCTACTAGTAGGATTTTCTAGGTCTCCACAACTGGAATATCTGGTTAATGCAGCTCTTACAGTCATGGTTTTTCTTACAGGTACAGATCCTGGACTCAGGATGTCCAGATTTCAATATCATGTTGACTAAATTTCTAGAACTAGTGTGTTCAAAAACTTCAAAAGCACAAAATTGTTGATCACTTTGAGCAAAGGCATGCTTAGTTTGTCATTTTGGTAAACGGACTGTTCGCAACCTTGATAATGTGTTGAATTAAATACAACTAACCATGAAATTAATCCAACCAAGGGAGATGACAAACAAAGATAGCAATTTACCGTGCAACACTTCATCCAAGCTTCCACCTTGAAGATAGTCATATATCAAAAGTTTGGATGAAGGAGAGTTGCAGTAACCACGAAGGTTGACCAGATAACGATGTTTAACACTTCCCAATATTTCAAGTTCTCTATCAAAGAAGCGATCTAGCCCTTCATTTGTTTTCACTATTCTTTTCAATGCAAAGACATTCCCATCATCCATCGCAAGTTTATAAACAGTTCCAAAGCCCCCTGCTCCAATGATATTTTCCTCATCCATAGTCTCTAGTTTCTTGAGGATGTCTTTTGAGGAGTATGGAAGGTCCCCATGGAACATCACAACAGAAGAGCCTGAAAAATCAAGCAATATCATAATTCATAAGacaattcccaaaaaaaaaagaaaaagtgctTGCAGAGGATATTCCATGAAATAGTTATTACCTCCACAAAGCTCAACCCTGAAACCACGCATATCTTTCTTTCCAAAATTCTTGTAAAGAAAGCAACCCCAGAAACACATTAAAGCCACCAATAGGAGAGCTCCAACTGTTGCTACTGCACTAATAACAAGTCTGGTAGAATTCTTCCCATTCTTTTTATTAAACGCGTCATCTGTTGTATAACACCAAAATACATAAGGAATGTCAGAAACAAGAGTTCAAAGGGGAAGAAGTTAAGAAATTGTTGGACACAAAAGGTAAAGTATTTTAGATCTTGAATTGCAACTACTGAAGGCCTCACATGGATAAACTACTTTGTGCAAGAAGGTTCCTTCAGCAGGAAAGGCACCTGTTCAAATTCCTTTAGGACTTGAAAGAGTTGAGGCTAGAATGGCTCCTATTCCAATCACATTAGCATGCAGATTTGTATCCCCCTTTAGATAATAAGTGGGAGGATTCTTAAGGCCAATGTGTGGCTAAGAGCAAATCAACCAAAGCAAACAGTAATAATATTCTCAATTCTCGCCCAAAGCATGGTTTCATTTGTAGAAAGATGCGCACAAGGGGATTAGAGGGTAGGTTGTTTGTTATCACCATATTTTTGTATAAGATAAAATATACGTCAAAAGCTCAAGGACTTGGTTTCAGCTTCACCATAATTTTTCATATTGACATGTATTCTTCCTTGTTACCGTTTCGGTATTCTATACGAGGTTCATCTTTGATAGCATGCAAGCAAATGCTATCAAAGAGTATGAGGCAAAGAAGAGTATCAGCTGTCATAGATTAACACATAAAAGTGCTGTATTAGAAAGTTTTTAATTCCCCAAGTGGTATATTGGACCCTATCAGAGTTTATAAGACTTAAAAGTGTGTATTTTAGAGCCTTAAATTTCCCAAGAGGAATATTGGACCACAGTTGGGCACATGGTTCTTAACATACTAAGATAAAAAGTTGTAGCCTGTTGGTCCATCTGTTAAcctaaaaaaagagaagagtcAAACATATCAATTTACAAAACTCGAAACTACCAGGAGCATGTAACCTACTGGAGCATAAACACACCACAGTACCACACTGATATCAATAAATAAATAGACATAATATGATCCTGAACACAGCTGTAAGAATGATGTTAAAAAAATACATCTAGTACCTGAAGGTGACTGAGGAGCATTTGATGGTGATTGAGGTGCATCTTTGCACGCTGAG from Panicum virgatum strain AP13 chromosome 9K, P.virgatum_v5, whole genome shotgun sequence encodes:
- the LOC120652897 gene encoding 17.4 kDa class I heat shock protein, with translation MSLMRRSNVFDPFSLDLWDPFQGFPFGSGSGSLLPRISSDSDAAFAGARIDWKETPEAHVFKADVPGLKKEEVNVEVEDGNVLQISGERSKEQEEKNDRWHRVERSSGKFLRRFRLPENAKTEQIKASMENGVLTVTVPKEEVKKPEVKPVQITG
- the LOC120652898 gene encoding LRR receptor-like serine/threonine-protein kinase FEI 1, with amino-acid sequence MGAFLRKQPSYLFILIILHLVAHEARTLNSDGEALLAFKKAVTNSDGVFLNWHEQDADPCNWKGVNCDSHSKRVINLILAYHRLVGPIPPEIGRLNQLQALSLQGNSLYGSLPPELGNCTKLQQLYLQGNYLSGYIPSEFGDLVELEALDLSSNMLSGSIPHSIDKLSKLTSFNVSMNFLTGEIPSSGSLVNFNETSFVGNLGLCGKQINSACKDAPQSPSNAPQSPSDDAFNKKNGKNSTRLVISAVATVGALLLVALMCFWGCFLYKNFGKKDMRGFRVELCGGSSVVMFHGDLPYSSKDILKKLETMDEENIIGAGGFGTVYKLAMDDGNVFALKRIVKTNEGLDRFFDRELEILGSVKHRYLVNLRGYCNSPSSKLLIYDYLQGGSLDEVLHEKSEQLDWDARINIILGAAKGLSYLHHDCSPRIIHRDIKSSNILLDGNFEARVSDFGLAKLLEDEESHITTIVAGTFGYLAPEYMQSGRATEKTDVYSFGVLVLEILSGKRPTDASFIEKGLNIVGWLNFLAGENREREIVDPNCEGVQIETLDALLSLAKQCVSSLPEERPTMHRVVQMLESDVITPCPSDFYDSE